ACATAACAATGATCATATCCTCCTTTAATTTGGTCAATTCTTGATCCCACCGTATTTGGCTGTGTGAAATCCATTTCAGTTCCTCTTAGATCACGAATTTCTCCCGTGGGAATAAGGTTTTTATCGATGACAACATAGCTACTGGCTTTGATCATTATTTCATGGTTCAGAATGTTTTGTTTCCCTCCTGTCAAATTAAAATACCCATGATGGGTTAGATTCACTGGACAAGCCTTATCGGTTTCGGCAAGATAATCGATCATCAGTTGATTCTCATTTGTTAACCTGTAGGTCACCTTGACATTGAGATTCCCGGGGTACCCCTCCTCCATATCTTTACTCAGATAACTTAGTTTAATTCCTACCTCGTTTTCTCCCTTGAACGGCTCTGGATCCCACACCACCTTATCAAATCCTTTTATCCCTCCATGGAGATGATTATTTCCGTCATTGGCAGCCAGACTATATAGCACTCCTTCTAATTCAAATATCCCTCCACCAATTCGGTTGGCGTACCTTCCTACGATGGCTCCGAAATATGGATGACCGTCCAGATAACTTTGGAGGTCATCAAAACCCAGTACGATATCTTCAAGATTACCA
The window above is part of the Candidatus Neomarinimicrobiota bacterium genome. Proteins encoded here:
- a CDS encoding galactose mutarotase, giving the protein MNGPLPTIEIQGETQERRGSRLFVDQETFGQTDGGVSVDLFTLTNNNGHTVKITNYGGIITSLLVPDKNGNLEDIVLGFDDLQSYLDGHPYFGAIVGRYANRIGGGIFELEGVLYSLAANDGNNHLHGGIKGFDKVVWDPEPFKGENEVGIKLSYLSKDMEEGYPGNLNVKVTYRLTNENQLMIDYLAETDKACPVNLTHHGYFNLTGGKQNILNHEIMIKASSYVVIDKNLIPTGEIRDLRGTEMDFTQPNTVGSRIDQIKGGYDHCYVIDEKPGQMSLIAKVHEQTSGRVMEVYSTEPGVQFYSGNFLDGSIIGKHDIVYNKYFGFCLETQHFPDSPNHKNFPTTMLYPGEKYMHSTVYQFSIH